In the Rhinoderma darwinii isolate aRhiDar2 chromosome 13, aRhiDar2.hap1, whole genome shotgun sequence genome, one interval contains:
- the EPOP gene encoding elongin BC and Polycomb repressive complex 2-associated protein: MEPRAGYLEIAGIQMGYLHVGGRQLFALSEVLSGPLKGVPRGRVCRRMERLHIQSRRCDIRELRALKALRSVPSRAVQCCLISREDLHVLCNSSWGPNTVISKEWMQLDGNAPETPQKECVPSRMRATFPAELVDIFPSAPHSPATSVGYSSPSDCTIYLTSSSDTESDSSGDVYRSVEINKISRQIITRSRDCSALNEPVKETQTDLRVSSPALPQESQTKESSEDKKCVTQECGQSPKIAEDNEEEASLPPEEKAHDVVSQPIEPDPRVQQFDRLVRQSKLWCYARGFRTDLRDMHPAITRKCSKSPGAKKLGRPKGKGLLKKKKKMDRNAIGRKSASTPHAPVRPPFSFLGNFPAPPSLVVGEDGELCPAYTLKTNDQKAVPRTHPVWCWHQGGNAVPLPPSLKFRTFPTGHL, translated from the coding sequence ATGGAGCCCCGGGCAGGATACCTGGAAATAGCCGGCATTCAGATGGGCTACCTACATGTTGGAGGCCGGCAACTCTTTGCACTTTCGGAAGTACTCAGTGGCCCGCTGAAAGGTGTTCCGCGGGGGCGTGTCTGTCGGCGTATGGAAAGGCTGCATATTCAGAGCCGGCGTTGTGACATACGGGAGCTCCGTGCCCTGAAGGCTCTTAGATCTGTCCCAAGTCGAGCTGTGCAATGTTGTCTTATATCCCGAGAGGATCTCCATGTTCTTTGTAATTCATCATGGGGGCCAAATACTGTGATTTCTAAAGAATGGATGCAACTTGATGGAAACGCACCTGAAACGCCGCAAAAGGAGTGTGTGCCCTCCAGGATGAGAGCCACGTTCCCAGCTGAGCTCGTGGATATATTTCCAAGTGCCCCACATAGCCCAGCTACCTCAGTGGGCTACTCCAGCCCCTCAGACTGTACTATTTACCTGACGAGTTCCTCGGACACAGAATCTGACAGCAGCGGCGATGTTTATAGGTCAGTGGAGATTAATAAAATAAGTCGACAAATAATAACGCGGAGCCGTGACTGCAGCGCTCTGAACGAACCAGTTAAGGAGACACAAACTGATCTGCGGGTTAGTAGCCCGGCGCTTCCCCAGGAATCCCAAACTAAAGAATCTTCTGAGGATAAAAAGTGTGTGACACAAGAATGTGGACAGTCTCCTAAAATAGCAGAGGACAATGAAGAAGAGGCATCTCTGCCGCCAGAGGAGAAGGCTCATGATGTGGTTTCCCAGCCCATAGAACCAGATCCCAGGGTACAACAGTTTGATAGGCTGGTCCGGCAATCTAAACTGTGGTGTTATGCCAGGGGCTTCAGAACAGACTTGAGAGACATGCACCCTGCCATTACACGAAAATGTAGCAAATCCCCTGGAGCCAAAAAGCTAGGGAGGCCTAAAGGCAAAGGACTactaaagaagaagaaaaaaatggacaGAAACGCCATTGGACGGAAGTCTGCCTCTACCCCTCATGCACCTGTTAGACCGCCATTTAGCTTTTTGGGGAATTTTCCAGCACCCCCCTCTCTTGTGGTGGGAGAGGATGGGGAATTGTGTCCTGCTTATACTCTAAAAACAAATGACCAGAAAGCCGTGCCTAGAACTCACCCTGTCTGGTGCTGGCACCAAGGAGGAAATGCAGTCCCTTTACCTCCTAGTCTGAAATTTAGGACATTCCCCACCGGTCATCTGTGA